The following proteins are co-located in the Pseudomonas sp. ATCC 13867 genome:
- a CDS encoding DUF2388 domain-containing protein — protein sequence MRTAKLATAFVLLALPLASAVADTFWRDIISSGATTASTYLTFRHDHKLIAAAQDDAGTYVASDGAIRGPYLEAALNRLRSDDPGLRQRSDMELANAILTRRNDVPAQ from the coding sequence ATGCGCACCGCCAAACTGGCCACCGCTTTCGTCCTGCTCGCCCTTCCCCTCGCGTCGGCCGTAGCCGACACCTTCTGGCGCGACATCATCTCGTCCGGCGCCACCACCGCGTCGACCTACCTGACCTTCAGGCACGACCACAAACTGATCGCCGCCGCCCAGGACGATGCCGGCACCTATGTCGCCAGCGATGGCGCGATCCGTGGCCCGTACCTGGAAGCCGCCCTGAACCGCCTGCGCAGCGACGATCCCGGCCTGCGCCAACGCAGCGACATGGAACTGGCCAACGCCATCCTGACTCGCCGCAACGATGTACCTGCCCAATGA
- a CDS encoding tetratricopeptide repeat protein, giving the protein MPKPKNNDATNPLVRRIAFALACILLIAAAGAWWYVQNSAPQPQLAPRPQTQTRLAAPAKVETTASFVAEQQCQGCHQAQTKDWQGSHHQQAMKPASEGNVLGDFEGVTFKGEVETTRFFRKGDEYWVNTPGNDGKPADFKVAYTFGFEPLQQYLLEYPGGRLQALGVAWDSRKNHWFQLMPGQRIDYKDELHWTRPAQNANFMCVECHTTGFKRNYDAKTDSFASHWNSLGVGCQACHGPASKHLEWAKKADRSADKGFEVPLKNASQSTVVETCARCHARRAPLDDGYQNKHRFMDDYLPSTLTRELYEIDGKIKDEVFEWGSFTQSKMFAKGVQCTDCHNPHSGELKAPGNGVCLQCHNTAGKPTRPQIDGKGLQAKNYDSPEHHHHKPGSPGAQCTSCHMPGRYYMVNDYRHDHGFSLPNPLHARRIGAPDACLACHKDIPAKKIGEQFRQWFASELPAKSNAPDNPPPRYDDTLWKARGGKPGASRALHLLLASPDLPAIRRATLIAELPSYPSPRSLELAAQGLKDADPLVRTAAINVLASLANGPQQALVLAPMLAPRLSDPIRAVRIAAAWQLAQLPPQARPGLDEALNNGLREYEEVQKSLAERAEANLNLAMLYQRTGRPDQVEPALRAAMAHNPDFLPATVTLVQWLEASGRQAEARQLLDDALRQHPKAGLLHHVNGLALVRQGQRAEALKELREAVRLAPDDDQLRYVLAIALHDSGEVDAACRELETLLQRHPANRGARLALIAYLRETGQMQKVQMLLAELEQQNPDDPSLKSE; this is encoded by the coding sequence ATGCCAAAGCCTAAGAACAACGACGCCACGAACCCTCTCGTCCGCCGCATTGCCTTTGCCTTGGCCTGCATTCTGCTGATCGCCGCCGCCGGTGCCTGGTGGTACGTGCAGAACAGCGCACCGCAGCCACAACTGGCACCACGCCCACAAACCCAGACCAGGCTCGCCGCGCCAGCGAAGGTCGAGACGACGGCCAGTTTCGTCGCCGAGCAGCAATGCCAGGGCTGTCACCAGGCGCAGACCAAGGACTGGCAGGGCTCCCATCACCAGCAGGCGATGAAGCCGGCCAGCGAAGGCAACGTGCTCGGCGACTTCGAAGGCGTCACCTTCAAGGGCGAAGTCGAAACCACCCGCTTCTTCCGCAAGGGCGACGAGTACTGGGTCAACACCCCCGGCAACGACGGCAAGCCGGCGGACTTCAAGGTGGCCTACACCTTCGGCTTCGAGCCCTTGCAGCAATACCTGCTGGAGTATCCGGGCGGCCGCCTGCAAGCTCTCGGCGTCGCCTGGGATAGCCGCAAGAACCACTGGTTCCAGCTGATGCCCGGACAGCGCATCGACTACAAGGACGAACTGCACTGGACCCGTCCCGCGCAGAACGCCAACTTCATGTGCGTCGAGTGCCACACCACCGGCTTCAAGCGTAACTACGACGCCAAGACCGACAGCTTCGCCAGCCACTGGAACAGCCTTGGCGTCGGCTGCCAGGCCTGCCACGGGCCAGCCTCGAAGCACCTGGAATGGGCGAAGAAAGCGGATCGCAGCGCAGACAAAGGCTTCGAGGTACCGCTCAAGAACGCCAGCCAGAGCACCGTGGTGGAAACCTGCGCACGCTGCCATGCCCGTCGCGCCCCGCTGGACGACGGCTACCAGAACAAGCACCGTTTCATGGACGACTACCTGCCCAGCACCCTGACCCGCGAGCTCTACGAGATCGACGGCAAGATCAAGGACGAAGTCTTCGAGTGGGGCTCCTTCACCCAGAGCAAGATGTTCGCCAAGGGCGTGCAGTGCACCGACTGCCACAACCCTCACAGCGGCGAACTGAAGGCGCCGGGCAATGGCGTCTGCCTGCAATGCCACAACACCGCCGGCAAGCCGACGCGCCCGCAGATCGACGGCAAGGGGCTGCAGGCGAAGAACTACGACTCGCCCGAACACCATCACCACAAGCCCGGTAGCCCCGGCGCGCAGTGCACCTCCTGCCACATGCCCGGCCGCTACTACATGGTCAACGACTACCGCCACGACCACGGCTTCAGCCTGCCCAACCCCCTGCACGCACGGCGCATCGGTGCGCCGGACGCCTGCCTGGCCTGCCACAAGGACATCCCGGCGAAGAAGATCGGCGAGCAGTTCCGCCAGTGGTTCGCCAGTGAGCTGCCGGCCAAGTCGAACGCCCCGGACAATCCACCGCCGCGCTACGACGACACCCTGTGGAAAGCCCGTGGCGGCAAGCCGGGGGCATCCCGCGCGCTGCACCTGCTGCTGGCCTCGCCCGACCTGCCGGCGATCCGCCGCGCCACGCTGATCGCCGAACTGCCCAGCTACCCCAGCCCGCGCTCGCTGGAGCTGGCGGCGCAAGGCCTGAAGGATGCCGATCCGCTGGTGCGCACCGCCGCCATCAACGTTCTCGCCTCCCTCGCCAATGGCCCGCAGCAGGCACTGGTGCTGGCGCCCATGCTGGCCCCGCGACTCTCCGACCCGATCCGCGCCGTGCGCATCGCCGCCGCCTGGCAACTGGCGCAACTGCCACCGCAGGCACGCCCCGGCCTCGATGAAGCGCTGAACAATGGACTGCGCGAGTACGAAGAGGTGCAGAAGAGCCTGGCCGAACGCGCCGAGGCCAATCTCAACCTTGCCATGCTCTACCAGCGCACCGGCCGGCCGGACCAGGTGGAGCCCGCACTGCGCGCAGCAATGGCACACAACCCGGACTTCCTGCCGGCCACCGTCACCCTGGTCCAGTGGCTGGAAGCCAGCGGCCGTCAGGCCGAGGCTCGCCAGTTGCTCGACGACGCCCTGCGCCAGCATCCCAAGGCCGGCCTGCTGCACCACGTCAACGGCCTCGCCCTGGTGCGCCAGGGACAGCGCGCGGAGGCGCTCAAGGAGCTGCGCGAAGCCGTGCGGCTGGCCCCGGACGACGACCAGCTCCGCTACGTGCTGGCTATCGCCCTGCACGACAGCGGCGAAGTCGATGCCGCCTGCCGCGAGCTGGAAACACTGCTGCAACGCCACCCAGCCAACCGCGGGGCACGCCTGGCGCTGATCGCCTACCTGCGCGAAACCGGGCAGATGCAGAAGGTGCAGATGCTGCTGGCGGAACTGGAACAACAGAACCCGGACGATCCCTCGCTCAAGAGCGAGTGA
- a CDS encoding DUF2388 domain-containing protein yields MRRRFIPAVLALTLLPLASAMAEDNDFWRSVLTSGATTASSYLTSRDDHKLVGPAQDDAASFIATDGAIRGPYLESALLQMRSANPALANASDAELASALLASER; encoded by the coding sequence ATGCGTCGCCGCTTCATCCCCGCCGTCCTTGCCCTCACCCTGCTCCCGCTGGCCTCGGCTATGGCCGAAGACAACGACTTCTGGCGCTCGGTCCTGACCTCCGGCGCCACCACCGCCTCGAGCTACCTGACCAGCCGCGACGACCACAAGCTGGTCGGCCCGGCCCAGGACGATGCCGCCAGCTTCATCGCCACCGACGGCGCCATTCGCGGCCCCTACCTGGAATCCGCGCTGCTGCAGATGCGCAGCGCCAACCCGGCACTGGCCAACGCCAGCGACGCGGAACTGGCCAGCGCCCTCCTCGCCAGCGAACGCTGA
- a CDS encoding transporter, with product MSSQAQHHRSTPARRHPIALATTLGIGMLSVASVQADNARDWQNLPIDTSVAFLYLTVLDSNTSVDQAIAINGVSVNANVWLARYAYSFGVDGRSTGIQILQPYVTGEASFDGIPGKKDNDGMGDTTIVLAHNLFGAPALTQQEFASWQPETFLSGAIFVTAPTGDYDNKKLLNIGTNRWIVKPELAFGTPIGKTWLEANAYASFFQDNDEFLGHHTLKQDPLYATELHYSYSFNPALWASLDASYKWGGESTIAGEEQDNAQDTSMAGASLGFMLSRSVGGMISYMDTVSRPDSAPEANTWTFRMQYAW from the coding sequence ATGAGCAGTCAAGCGCAGCACCACAGATCCACTCCGGCACGCCGCCATCCGATCGCCCTCGCCACCACGCTCGGCATCGGCATGCTGAGCGTCGCCAGCGTCCAGGCCGACAACGCCCGCGACTGGCAGAACCTGCCGATCGATACCAGCGTCGCCTTCCTGTACCTCACCGTACTCGACTCCAACACCTCGGTGGACCAGGCCATCGCCATCAATGGCGTCTCGGTCAATGCCAACGTCTGGCTCGCCCGCTATGCCTACAGCTTCGGCGTCGACGGCCGCTCCACCGGCATCCAGATCCTCCAGCCCTATGTCACCGGGGAAGCGAGCTTCGACGGCATTCCCGGCAAGAAAGACAACGACGGCATGGGCGACACCACCATCGTGCTCGCCCACAACCTGTTCGGCGCCCCCGCGCTGACCCAGCAGGAGTTCGCCAGTTGGCAGCCGGAAACTTTCCTTTCCGGCGCTATCTTCGTCACCGCTCCGACCGGCGATTACGACAACAAGAAGCTGTTGAACATCGGTACCAACCGCTGGATCGTCAAGCCCGAGCTGGCGTTCGGCACGCCGATCGGCAAGACCTGGCTGGAAGCCAACGCCTACGCCAGTTTCTTCCAGGACAACGACGAGTTCCTCGGCCACCACACGCTCAAGCAGGACCCTCTGTACGCCACCGAACTGCATTACAGCTACAGCTTCAATCCCGCCCTCTGGGCCTCGCTGGACGCCAGCTATAAATGGGGCGGCGAAAGCACGATCGCCGGCGAGGAGCAGGACAACGCCCAGGACACCAGCATGGCCGGCGCCTCCCTGGGCTTCATGCTCTCGCGCAGCGTTGGCGGCATGATCTCGTACATGGACACGGTTTCCCGGCCGGATTCGGCGCCGGAAGCCAACACCTGGACATTCCGCATGCAATACGCATGGTGA
- a CDS encoding sugar dehydrogenase complex small subunit yields the protein MSDVQRSDFPLSRRRLLAVACASAAVGGVLLSPAARTWAALTPQAEAELASFMTLSRRLTGRSNLDPRIGQRLFEALTQRDTALKQSLAELLAHLADPPASWNERQQWLARQILGGWYLGQIGEASNATVVTYEQALMFKAVDDVLVIRSYCPNKPGFWAAQPAEREV from the coding sequence ATGTCCGATGTTCAACGCTCCGACTTTCCCCTGTCCCGCCGCCGCCTGCTGGCGGTGGCCTGCGCCAGCGCGGCGGTCGGCGGCGTGCTGCTCAGTCCCGCTGCCCGCACCTGGGCCGCGCTGACGCCCCAGGCCGAGGCGGAGCTGGCCAGCTTCATGACCCTGTCCCGACGCCTGACCGGACGCAGCAACCTCGATCCGCGCATCGGCCAGCGCCTGTTCGAGGCCCTGACCCAACGCGACACCGCGCTCAAGCAGAGCCTCGCCGAGCTGCTGGCACACCTGGCCGACCCGCCGGCCAGTTGGAACGAGCGCCAGCAGTGGCTGGCCCGGCAGATCCTTGGCGGCTGGTACCTGGGGCAGATCGGCGAGGCCAGCAACGCCACCGTGGTCACCTACGAGCAGGCGCTGATGTTCAAGGCGGTGGACGACGTGCTGGTGATCCGCAGCTACTGCCCGAACAAGCCGGGCTTCTGGGCGGCGCAGCCGGCCGAACGGGAGGTGTGA
- the gcvP gene encoding aminomethyl-transferring glycine dehydrogenase, whose amino-acid sequence MSNTPSLSQLHQPDAFLARHLGPDAAEQQAMLDTLGLSSLDDLIVQTVPPAIRLNRLLDLPAALDEQGALAKLKGYADKNELWTSLIGTGYYGTLTPTVILRNVLENPGWYTAYTPYQPEIAQGRLESLLNFQQMTIDLTGLDLASASLLDEATAAAEAMALAKRVAKAKSNLFFVDAQCHPQTLSVVQTRADAFGFEVVVDEVDNLGQHAVFGALLQYPDTRGEIRDLRAVIDALHAQQAIACVASDLLALLLLTPPGELGADVVLGSAQRFGVPMGYGGPHAAFFACRDEYKRAMPGRIIGVSKDARGNTALRMALQTREQHIRREKANSNVCTSQVLLANIASLYAVYHGPQGLKRIAQRVHRLTSVLAAGLAAKGVKIVNQHFFDTLTLDVGTQQQVILERARAARVNLRIVGEDRLGVSLDETTSAATLASLFDIVLGAGHGLDVAQLDAGQLADGIPAALQRSSGYLSHPVFNRHHSETEMLRYLRQLEGKDLALNQAMIPLGSCTMKLNATSEMIPITWPEFANLHPFVPREQAEGYRLMIEELERWLCAITGFDAICMQPNSGAQGEYAGLLAIRKYHESRGDAHRNICLIPASAHGTNPASAIMASMRVVIVECDKGGNVDLEDLKRKAEEAGPQLSCLMITYPSTHGVYEEGIREICEVIHAHGGQVYMDGANLNAQVGLARPADIGADVSHMNLHKTFCIPHGGGGPGMGPIGVKKHLAPFVANHPVIRVEGPNPLNGAVSAAPWGSASILPISWMYIAMMGPQLADATEVAILNANYVASKLDGAFPVLYRGRNERVAHECILDLRPLKAQTGISEEDVAKRLMDYGFHAPTMSFPVPGTLMVEPTESESKHELDRFIEAMLSIRGEIAKVETGEWPAEDNPLKRAPHTLADVTELWERPYLIAEAVTPTEHTRAFKYWPAVNRVDNVYGDRNLFCACVPVDDYRE is encoded by the coding sequence ATGTCGAACACCCCTTCGCTTTCCCAGCTGCACCAGCCTGATGCCTTCCTCGCCCGCCACCTCGGCCCCGATGCCGCCGAGCAGCAGGCCATGCTCGATACCTTGGGGCTGAGCAGCCTCGATGACCTGATCGTGCAGACGGTGCCCCCGGCCATCCGCCTGAACCGGCTGCTGGACCTGCCCGCCGCCCTCGACGAGCAGGGTGCGCTGGCCAAGCTGAAGGGCTATGCGGACAAGAACGAACTGTGGACCAGCCTGATCGGCACCGGCTACTACGGGACCCTGACCCCCACCGTCATCCTGCGCAACGTGCTGGAGAATCCGGGCTGGTACACCGCCTATACGCCGTACCAGCCGGAGATCGCCCAGGGCCGTCTCGAATCCCTGCTGAATTTCCAGCAGATGACCATCGACCTCACCGGCCTCGATCTGGCCAGCGCCTCGTTGCTCGACGAAGCCACCGCCGCTGCCGAGGCGATGGCCTTGGCCAAGCGTGTGGCCAAGGCCAAGAGCAACCTGTTCTTCGTCGATGCCCAGTGCCACCCGCAGACCCTCTCCGTGGTGCAGACCCGCGCCGACGCCTTCGGCTTCGAGGTGGTGGTCGACGAGGTGGACAATCTCGGCCAGCACGCGGTGTTCGGCGCACTGCTGCAATATCCGGACACCCGTGGCGAAATCCGTGATCTGCGCGCGGTGATCGACGCCCTGCACGCGCAGCAGGCCATCGCCTGCGTCGCCAGTGATCTGCTCGCGTTGCTGCTGCTCACCCCGCCGGGCGAACTGGGCGCCGACGTGGTGCTCGGCAGTGCCCAGCGCTTCGGCGTACCGATGGGCTACGGCGGCCCGCACGCGGCCTTCTTCGCCTGCCGCGACGAGTACAAGCGCGCCATGCCGGGGCGGATCATCGGCGTGTCCAAGGACGCCCGCGGCAACACCGCGCTGCGCATGGCGCTGCAGACCCGCGAGCAGCACATCCGTCGCGAGAAGGCCAACTCCAACGTCTGCACCTCGCAGGTACTGCTGGCCAACATCGCCAGCCTGTACGCCGTGTACCACGGTCCGCAGGGCCTGAAACGCATCGCCCAGCGCGTGCACCGCCTGACCTCCGTGCTGGCCGCCGGCCTGGCCGCCAAGGGCGTGAAGATCGTCAACCAGCACTTCTTCGATACCCTGACCCTGGATGTCGGCACCCAGCAGCAGGTCATCCTCGAGCGTGCCCGCGCCGCCCGCGTCAACCTGCGCATCGTCGGCGAAGATCGCTTGGGCGTGAGCCTGGACGAGACCACCAGCGCCGCCACCCTCGCCAGCCTGTTCGACATCGTCCTCGGCGCCGGCCACGGCCTGGACGTCGCCCAGCTCGACGCCGGCCAGCTTGCCGACGGCATTCCCGCCGCCCTGCAGCGCAGCAGCGGCTACCTGAGCCACCCGGTGTTCAACCGCCACCACAGCGAAACCGAGATGCTGCGCTACCTGCGCCAGCTCGAAGGCAAGGACCTGGCGCTGAACCAGGCGATGATTCCGCTGGGCTCCTGCACCATGAAGCTCAACGCCACCAGCGAGATGATCCCGATCACCTGGCCGGAATTCGCCAATCTGCACCCGTTCGTGCCGCGCGAGCAGGCCGAAGGCTACCGCCTGATGATCGAGGAGCTGGAACGCTGGCTCTGCGCGATCACCGGCTTCGACGCCATCTGCATGCAGCCCAACTCCGGCGCCCAGGGCGAGTACGCGGGCCTGCTGGCGATCCGCAAGTACCACGAGAGCCGTGGCGACGCGCATCGCAACATCTGCCTGATCCCGGCCTCGGCCCACGGCACCAACCCGGCCTCGGCGATCATGGCGAGCATGCGCGTGGTCATCGTCGAGTGCGACAAGGGCGGCAACGTCGACCTGGAGGACTTGAAGCGCAAGGCCGAGGAAGCCGGCCCGCAGCTGTCCTGCCTGATGATCACCTACCCGTCGACCCACGGCGTGTACGAGGAAGGCATCCGCGAGATCTGCGAGGTGATCCACGCCCACGGCGGCCAGGTGTACATGGACGGCGCCAACCTCAATGCCCAGGTCGGCCTCGCACGCCCGGCGGACATCGGCGCCGACGTGTCGCACATGAACCTGCACAAGACCTTCTGCATCCCCCACGGCGGCGGCGGCCCGGGCATGGGCCCGATCGGCGTGAAGAAACACCTCGCGCCCTTCGTCGCCAACCATCCGGTGATCCGCGTCGAAGGCCCGAACCCGCTGAACGGTGCGGTCAGCGCCGCGCCCTGGGGCAGCGCCAGCATCCTGCCGATCAGCTGGATGTACATCGCCATGATGGGCCCGCAGCTGGCCGACGCCACGGAAGTGGCGATCCTCAATGCCAACTACGTGGCCAGCAAGCTCGATGGCGCCTTCCCGGTGCTCTATCGCGGGCGCAACGAGCGCGTCGCCCATGAATGCATCCTCGACCTGCGTCCGCTCAAGGCGCAGACCGGGATCAGCGAGGAAGACGTGGCCAAGCGCCTGATGGACTACGGCTTCCACGCGCCGACCATGTCCTTCCCGGTGCCCGGCACGCTGATGGTGGAGCCGACCGAGAGCGAGTCCAAGCACGAGCTGGATCGCTTCATCGAGGCGATGTTGTCGATTCGCGGGGAGATCGCCAAGGTCGAGACCGGCGAGTGGCCGGCCGAGGACAACCCGCTCAAGCGCGCGCCGCACACCCTGGCGGATGTTACCGAGCTGTGGGAGCGTCCGTACCTGATCGCCGAGGCGGTGACCCCGACCGAGCACACCCGCGCCTTCAAGTACTGGCCGGCGGTGAACCGCGTGGACAACGTCTACGGCGACCGCAACCTGTTCTGTGCCTGCGTGCCGGTGGATGACTACCGCGAGTGA
- a CDS encoding c-type cytochrome gives MKPLALLALLAAPLLGHAANALDPAPQELLQRGEYLARAGDCAACHTAPGGKPFAGGLPLATPLGAVYSTNITPDPKTGIGSYSYDDFARALRDGVAKGGTRLYPAMPYTAYAKINDDDMKALYAWFLEGGVQAVAQPNQDSDIAWPLDMRWPLAIWNLLFHDDAVYQPNPKQSAAWNRGAYLVQGLAHCGTCHTPRGMAFQEQAMNEQDTGFLAGAALGGWYAFNITPDTHSGIGGWSDAEIVQYLKTGRAPGKAQAAGPMGEAVEHSFQYLSEADLQAIASYLRSVPAVSDGERKARFQWGKPAEDVVTLRGQGFAAQKHDDGARLYLGNCASCHSWSGEGVKDGYYPMLLKNSAVGALQPDNLVQVVLGGVHRKVGDEELFMPGFAGTLNDEQIATLVNYLTRQFGNPEVKVDSARVAAIRQP, from the coding sequence ATGAAACCCCTGGCACTTCTCGCCCTGCTCGCCGCCCCGCTGCTGGGCCACGCCGCCAACGCGCTGGACCCGGCGCCGCAGGAGCTGCTGCAACGCGGCGAATACCTGGCCCGCGCCGGCGATTGCGCCGCCTGCCACACCGCGCCGGGCGGCAAGCCCTTCGCCGGCGGCCTACCGCTGGCCACGCCGCTGGGCGCGGTGTACTCCACCAACATCACCCCCGATCCGAAGACCGGCATCGGCAGCTACAGCTACGACGACTTCGCCCGCGCCCTGCGCGATGGCGTGGCCAAGGGCGGCACCCGTCTCTACCCGGCGATGCCCTACACCGCCTACGCGAAGATCAACGACGACGACATGAAGGCGCTCTACGCCTGGTTCCTCGAAGGCGGCGTGCAGGCCGTGGCGCAGCCCAACCAGGACTCGGACATCGCCTGGCCGCTGGACATGCGCTGGCCACTGGCGATCTGGAACCTGCTGTTCCACGACGATGCGGTCTACCAGCCCAATCCCAAGCAGAGTGCCGCCTGGAACCGCGGCGCCTATCTGGTCCAGGGCCTGGCCCACTGCGGCACCTGCCACACCCCGCGCGGCATGGCCTTCCAGGAACAGGCCATGAACGAACAGGACACCGGCTTCCTCGCCGGCGCCGCATTGGGCGGCTGGTACGCCTTCAACATCACCCCCGACACCCACAGCGGCATCGGCGGCTGGAGCGACGCGGAAATCGTTCAGTACCTCAAGACCGGCCGCGCACCGGGCAAGGCCCAGGCCGCGGGACCGATGGGCGAGGCGGTCGAGCACAGCTTCCAGTACCTCTCCGAAGCCGACCTGCAAGCCATCGCCAGCTACCTGCGCAGCGTCCCGGCGGTCAGCGACGGCGAGCGCAAGGCGCGCTTCCAGTGGGGCAAGCCGGCCGAGGACGTGGTCACCCTGCGCGGCCAGGGCTTCGCCGCCCAGAAGCACGACGACGGCGCCCGCCTGTACCTGGGCAACTGCGCCAGCTGCCATTCCTGGAGCGGCGAAGGGGTGAAGGACGGCTACTACCCGATGCTGCTGAAGAACAGCGCGGTGGGCGCCCTGCAGCCGGACAACCTGGTGCAGGTGGTGCTCGGCGGCGTGCACCGCAAGGTCGGCGACGAGGAGCTGTTCATGCCGGGTTTCGCCGGCACCCTCAACGACGAGCAAATCGCCACGCTGGTAAACTACCTCACCCGGCAGTTCGGCAATCCCGAGGTGAAGGTGGACAGCGCAAGGGTGGCCGCGATTCGGCAGCCTTGA
- a CDS encoding GMC family oxidoreductase yields MAETQRADFVVVGSGVAGALVAHQLALAGKDVLILEAGPRMARWEIVERFRNQADKSDNQAPYPASRQAPHPQFHPDNHYLIQKGTHPYDVQYLRVVGGTTWHWAASAWRFLPNDLKLASLYGVGRDWPIEYAELEPWYQRAEEELGVWGPGDEELDSPRSQPYPMPPLPLSWNEQRIKTLLNANGYRVVTEPVARNSRPYDARPTCCGNNNCMPICPIGAMYNGIVHVEKAESAGARLVDNAVVFKLEKGDGGKIGAALYKDPQGNEHRVEGGTFILAANGIETPKLMLMSEVGNSSDMVGRNLMDHPGTAVQFYADEKLWPGRGPQEMTSMVGFRDGAFRSEYASKKIHLSNLSRTDQVAAELIRKGPLLLGRELEAQIRDRAARFVRFDSFHEILPHPENRIVPSTSERDAVGIAKPEFTYAMDDYVRRSAVHTREVYTHAAKLLGGSEVVFEDNFANNNHITGTTLMGADPKDSVVDAQCRSHDHPNLFIASSGVMPTVGSVNCTLTIAALALRLAEHLKREA; encoded by the coding sequence ATGGCCGAGACGCAACGCGCGGATTTCGTCGTGGTCGGCTCCGGCGTCGCCGGGGCACTGGTGGCCCATCAGCTGGCGCTGGCCGGCAAGGACGTGCTGATCCTCGAAGCCGGCCCGCGCATGGCGCGCTGGGAGATCGTCGAGCGCTTCCGCAACCAGGCGGACAAGTCCGACAACCAGGCGCCCTACCCCGCAAGCCGCCAGGCCCCGCACCCGCAGTTCCACCCGGACAACCACTACCTGATCCAGAAGGGCACCCATCCCTACGACGTGCAGTACCTGCGCGTCGTCGGCGGCACCACCTGGCACTGGGCAGCCTCGGCGTGGCGCTTCCTGCCCAACGACCTCAAGCTGGCGAGCCTCTATGGCGTGGGTCGCGACTGGCCCATCGAGTACGCCGAGCTCGAACCCTGGTACCAGCGCGCCGAGGAAGAACTGGGCGTCTGGGGCCCCGGCGACGAGGAGCTGGACTCCCCACGCAGCCAGCCCTACCCCATGCCGCCCCTGCCGCTGTCGTGGAACGAACAGCGCATCAAGACCCTGCTCAACGCCAACGGCTACCGCGTGGTCACCGAACCGGTGGCGCGCAACAGCCGCCCCTACGACGCGCGGCCAACCTGCTGCGGCAACAACAACTGCATGCCGATCTGCCCCATCGGCGCCATGTACAACGGCATCGTCCACGTCGAGAAGGCCGAAAGCGCCGGCGCGCGGCTGGTGGACAACGCCGTGGTGTTCAAGCTGGAGAAGGGCGACGGCGGCAAGATCGGCGCCGCGCTGTACAAGGACCCGCAAGGCAACGAGCATCGGGTGGAAGGCGGGACCTTCATCCTCGCCGCCAACGGCATCGAGACGCCCAAGCTGATGCTGATGTCCGAAGTCGGTAACAGCTCGGACATGGTCGGCCGCAACCTCATGGACCACCCCGGCACCGCCGTGCAGTTCTATGCCGACGAGAAACTCTGGCCGGGCCGCGGGCCGCAGGAAATGACCTCGATGGTGGGCTTCCGCGATGGCGCATTCCGCAGCGAATACGCCTCGAAGAAGATCCACCTGTCGAACCTCTCGCGTACCGACCAGGTGGCCGCCGAGCTGATCCGCAAGGGGCCGCTGCTGCTGGGCCGCGAACTGGAGGCGCAGATCCGCGACCGTGCCGCGCGCTTCGTGCGTTTCGACAGCTTCCACGAAATCCTCCCGCATCCGGAGAACCGCATCGTCCCCAGCACCAGCGAGCGCGACGCCGTGGGCATCGCCAAACCGGAGTTCACCTACGCGATGGACGACTACGTACGCAGGAGCGCGGTGCACACCCGCGAGGTGTATACCCACGCGGCGAAACTGCTGGGCGGCAGCGAGGTGGTGTTCGAGGACAACTTCGCCAACAACAACCACATCACCGGCACCACCCTGATGGGCGCCGACCCTAAGGACTCGGTGGTGGACGCTCAATGTCGCAGCCACGACCACCCCAACCTGTTCATCGCCAGCAGCGGCGTGATGCCCACCGTCGGCTCGGTGAACTGCACCCTGACCATCGCAGCCCTTGCCCTGCGCCTGGCCGAGCACCTGAAGCGGGAGGCCTGA